From Streptomyces sp. Edi4, one genomic window encodes:
- a CDS encoding VOC family protein — protein MGGYPEGAPCWADVSLSDVAAGKRFYGGLFGWTFDENTGDWRRGQYTNVYLDGRRVAALQPKRDGRMPTTWTVYFATPDIRALAARIREAGGQIITAPMPVGPHGMMAVAADPGGAVFGVWQGAAHAGFERVRRPGSFCWTEVYTRDKDQADAFYAAVFGYRGTDAGSDAGLGADIRSWSLPGAEPGPESAVGARSLMSDAFPAALPDHFLVYFLVEDCDVTAAACVRLGGRVTTEPFDIRYGRVAVLVDDQGATFGVLST, from the coding sequence ATGGGCGGATATCCGGAAGGCGCGCCATGCTGGGCCGACGTCTCGCTGTCCGACGTCGCGGCCGGCAAGCGGTTCTACGGAGGACTTTTCGGCTGGACCTTCGACGAGAACACCGGCGACTGGCGCCGGGGGCAGTACACCAACGTCTACCTGGACGGCCGCCGCGTCGCCGCGCTCCAGCCCAAACGGGACGGCCGGATGCCGACCACCTGGACCGTCTACTTCGCCACCCCCGACATCCGCGCCCTTGCCGCCCGCATCCGCGAAGCCGGCGGCCAGATCATCACGGCGCCGATGCCGGTGGGGCCGCACGGGATGATGGCGGTCGCAGCCGACCCCGGCGGCGCCGTCTTCGGCGTGTGGCAGGGCGCGGCACACGCCGGTTTCGAGCGGGTGCGCCGCCCCGGGTCCTTCTGCTGGACCGAGGTCTACACCCGCGACAAGGACCAGGCCGACGCGTTCTACGCCGCCGTCTTCGGCTACCGGGGCACCGACGCGGGCAGTGACGCGGGCCTCGGCGCCGACATCCGCTCCTGGTCGCTGCCCGGCGCGGAGCCCGGCCCCGAGAGCGCGGTCGGCGCCCGCAGCCTCATGTCGGACGCCTTCCCCGCAGCCCTGCCCGACCACTTCCTCGTGTACTTCCTCGTCGAGGACTGCGATGTGACGGCCGCCGCCTGCGTCCGCCTGGGTGGCCGGGTCACGACCGAACCGTTCGACATCCGTTACGGGCGGGTGGCCGTCCTCGTCGACGACCAGGGCGCCACTTTCGGGGTGCTGAGCACGTAG
- a CDS encoding TetR family transcriptional regulator, protein MTGQVRTVDGRVAGRRGQATRQKLLDCLSDMLSSSPYRDVKVIDVARKAGTSPATFYQYFPDVEGAVLEIAEEMAKEGAGLTTLVEGRSWVGRAGWQTAEELVEGFLDFWRKNDAILRVVDLGAAEGDKRFYKIRMKILNSVTNSLTDAVTELQSKGKVDKDVSPAAMAGSLVAMLASVASHQKGFQTWGVKQAELRPNLALLVHLGITGKKPTK, encoded by the coding sequence ATGACAGGACAAGTACGCACCGTCGACGGCCGCGTGGCCGGCCGACGCGGCCAGGCGACACGGCAGAAGCTGCTCGACTGCCTCAGCGACATGCTCAGCTCGTCGCCCTACCGGGACGTAAAAGTCATCGACGTGGCCCGGAAGGCGGGCACTTCACCCGCGACCTTCTACCAGTACTTCCCCGACGTCGAGGGCGCCGTCCTGGAGATCGCGGAAGAAATGGCCAAGGAGGGCGCCGGGTTGACCACGCTGGTCGAGGGCCGCTCCTGGGTCGGGCGGGCCGGCTGGCAGACGGCGGAGGAGCTGGTGGAGGGCTTCCTCGACTTCTGGCGCAAGAACGACGCGATCCTCAGGGTCGTCGATCTGGGTGCCGCCGAGGGCGACAAGCGCTTCTACAAGATCCGCATGAAGATCCTGAACTCCGTCACCAACTCCCTTACGGACGCGGTCACCGAGCTCCAGTCCAAGGGCAAGGTCGACAAGGACGTGAGCCCTGCGGCGATGGCCGGTTCCCTCGTCGCGATGCTCGCGTCGGTGGCGTCGCACCAGAAGGGGTTCCAGACCTGGGGTGTCAAGCAGGCGGAACTGCGGCCCAATTTGGCGCTGTTGGTGCACTTGGGCATTACGGGCAAGAAGCCGACGAAGTAA
- a CDS encoding DUF4157 domain-containing protein, with amino-acid sequence MLRQAGHSWAREEHQHGAGCGHQQAERPAVQRAAVQDVLRTSGKPMDEATRTEMETRLRADFSDVRIHNDSAAKASATEIGARAYTSGNHVVVGSGGADKHTLAHELTHVIQQRKGPVAGTDNGSGLKVSDPSDTFERAAEANATAVMRAPLARQDRTAAAGQTGHGAARAEFFVQRAEEENTVPFFDAYGEIYTTSDAKQEVTTEDGFSLTVNQGDLEYYDETGSSYALWYQGSVVKKADVLCTPDGKLVHRTTGGRIPKTTPDAYERRTETTAALLEQIGSPRIVSVAGVHYKSVLRSRQAGWGEGAGRNFSIGDSRAEDGWRGMYLATTQAHARGYLNPGGVLLEIATPNMRAYDLTGIDYAALGFASPLASARLVKAHLGLDPNQDLMAALASRNMVLRSGEPGGEVEVIVPYGIANAHCRVTAELEHRD; translated from the coding sequence CGGTGCCGGATGCGGGCACCAGCAGGCTGAGCGGCCCGCGGTGCAACGGGCTGCCGTCCAGGACGTCCTGCGCACCAGCGGCAAGCCCATGGACGAGGCGACGCGCACCGAGATGGAGACCCGTCTGAGGGCCGACTTCTCCGACGTCCGCATCCACAACGACAGCGCCGCCAAGGCGTCCGCCACTGAGATCGGCGCTCGCGCGTACACCTCGGGCAACCACGTCGTCGTAGGCTCCGGCGGCGCGGACAAGCACACCCTCGCTCACGAACTCACCCACGTCATCCAGCAGCGCAAAGGGCCCGTCGCAGGCACCGACAACGGGTCCGGGCTGAAGGTGTCCGACCCGTCGGACACCTTCGAGCGGGCCGCAGAGGCCAACGCCACCGCGGTCATGCGGGCGCCGCTGGCGCGGCAGGATCGGACCGCCGCGGCGGGGCAGACCGGGCACGGCGCGGCGCGAGCCGAATTCTTCGTGCAGCGCGCCGAAGAAGAGAACACGGTGCCCTTCTTCGATGCCTACGGAGAGATCTACACGACATCGGACGCGAAGCAGGAGGTCACCACGGAGGACGGCTTCAGCCTCACGGTGAACCAGGGAGACCTGGAGTACTACGACGAGACCGGCTCGTCGTACGCGTTGTGGTATCAGGGGAGCGTGGTCAAAAAGGCAGACGTCCTGTGCACACCGGATGGAAAGCTGGTCCACAGGACGACCGGCGGCAGGATCCCCAAGACGACGCCCGACGCCTACGAGAGGCGGACCGAGACCACCGCCGCGCTCCTTGAGCAGATCGGCTCCCCGCGCATCGTCTCCGTGGCCGGAGTGCATTACAAGTCGGTCCTCCGCTCTCGCCAGGCGGGATGGGGCGAAGGAGCCGGACGGAACTTCTCGATCGGCGATTCCCGCGCGGAGGATGGCTGGAGGGGCATGTACCTGGCGACGACACAAGCCCATGCCCGCGGCTATCTGAATCCGGGAGGCGTGCTGCTGGAGATCGCCACGCCCAACATGCGCGCGTACGACCTGACCGGCATCGACTACGCGGCGCTCGGGTTCGCCTCGCCTTTGGCGTCAGCGCGCCTGGTGAAAGCGCATCTCGGCTTGGACCCGAACCAGGACCTCATGGCCGCCCTCGCCAGCAGGAACATGGTCCTCCGGTCGGGCGAGCCGGGAGGCGAGGTCGAAGTCATCGTTCCCTATGGCATCGCCAACGCGCACTGCCGGGTGACCGCCGAACTGGAACACCGCGACTAG